tgttgcccaggctggagtgcagtggcatgattttggctcactgcagcctctgtcttccaggttcaagcgatcctcctgcctcaggttccagagtttctgggattacaggcacatgccaccacacccagctaatttttgtatttttagtagagatggggtttcaccatgttggccaggatggtctcgatctcttgacctcgtgatccacccgcctcgacctcccaaagtgctgggattacaggcgtgagccaccgtgcctggccgttttgttttgtttttttgagacagagtcttgctctgttgcccaggctggagtgcagtggcatgatcttggctcactgcagcctctgtcttccaagttcaagcgatcctcctgcctcagcttccggagtttctgggattacaggtacatgccaccacacccagctaatttttgtattttagtagagacggggtttctccatgttggccaggctggtctcaaactctggacctcagctgatccgcctgcctctgcctcccaaagtgctgggattataggcttgagccaccatgcctggcctcattttgatttgatttttgtatatggtgagacgTAGGGGTTTAGTTtcagtctgcatgtggatattgttctcccagcaccatctaCTGGAGAGACTATcatttccccaatgtatgttcttggcacctctgttgaaaatgagttcattgtagatgtaCGGATGTATttccaggttctctattctgttccatcggttgatgtgtctgtttttatgccagtaccatgccgctttggttactatagctcagtagtataatttgaagtcaggtaatgtgatttctccagttttgttctttttgcttaggatggctttggatattctgggtcttttgtggctattttagggctattttttctatttctgtgaataatgtcattggcatttttatagggattgcattgaaactGTGGTTTATTTCTGTAGTTTACACTTAGAGTAAGATGACAGAATGTCTACACAGAATCCTCACAGATATAAAGTACAGATATTGCCCATCACATTTTCAGTTGAATGAAAATGGGATGGAAATAGGAATAGAAAATCTATTTTCTATAAAGTAGGAATAGAAAATCATGGCCTGTACTAGAGACCAGGGAGAAATTAAGGGTCCAATGAAGGGAGGTAATATACACACAGTTTTAACACATTTCACCAAGGCAATAAGTCATTTCTCTTATAACACACAAACAAGAGTAGGgctaaaaataggaagaaaacaaaatctcaaaaacTGGCTCTTCggtaaaaaatgagtaaaatgtggttaaaaaaaaaagtgctgcccAATACCCACTCTCACCAGGTCTGTGCTCTGCATAtgcaataagaaaataagatggcccaggcgcagtggctcatgcctgtaatcccagcactttgggaggccaaggtgggcggatcacaagttcaagagatcgagaccaccctggccaacatggtgaaaccctgtctctactaaaaatacaaaaattagctgggcgtggtggcatgcacctgtagtcccagctactcaggaggctgaggcaggaaaatcacttgaacccaggaggcggaggttgcagtgagccaagatcgtgccacgacactccagcctggtgacagagggagactccatctcaaataaaataaaatagatataaaaaatatTGTGAGATAGGTATGTCACCTTTATCTGCAGATTATATAACTATAGAGCCCAAAAGAATCTATCACCTTATAAGCAGAACCCTAATAAATTTTCAGATATTACTAGCATATTTTAAGTATTGTGAGACATCACAGTAGATGGTGTTATTATTAGATATTAGAGGGTCAGGAGGATGAAGAGTTATAAAAGAAACCTCAAGATGTGTTAATGAATTCCACTCAGTGTCAATTGTTTATTCATGTAGGATACTCTGCATTTAAACtgaatgaaattcaaaatataatcCTAATGTGTTTTTCATTGGAAAATAAATGAGTCAAAAATTCTCATGAAGAAAcatctttatttccaaataataaactatatattaataatatatacatacatctttATTTCCAAGTAATAAAAGCTACTGAAAAGTGTCAAGGATTGCTAGAATATGGAGAACAGAAATAGATGTATGTTAGCATTTAATATTCAACTGATAGTATTTTAATTCAGTAGGAGAAAGGTGAATAATAGTTACTTCTGGCATAATTGGTTTTATTCCTGGATAGAAACAAGCCTGACATCCTGCATTATATCGTATAATCAATTCCtgatgtattaaaatattaaatctcTGTGTATACACACTCACAGAATCACATATATGAAAAACTGCACTCCGCTCCTTTATTCTCTTGCCCTCTGAAATCTTCTAGAAGCAAAACTTTCCTAGGAAACATAGAAAACAATGGAAATGacgccgggtgcggtgactcacgcctataatgccagcactttgggaggctgaggagggtagattgcctgaggtcgggagttcgagaccagcctgaccaacatggaaaaatgtcgtctctactaaaaatacaaaattatccaggcatggtggcgcatacctgtaaccccagctacttgggaggctgaggcaggagaatcgcttgaacccgggaggtggagattgcagtaagccaagattgtgccactgcactccagcctgggcaacaagagtgaaactctgtctcaaaacaaaacaaaacaaaaacactggaaATGACTTGGGAAgcttattttatagaaataaaacagacaagAATACaaagtgtttattgcagcattacttTTAGATGGCAAAAAAGCGCAAACAATCCACAATATCACAATTGGGAAAGTGGTTGAAAAGGCATTGGTAAATAATACTGTGGAACATACTGTAACCATCGGAAAGCCTGTTAGATCATCATCTATTGAAGGAAAATCCAAAATGTACAGTTGAATGTAAAAAAGCAAATTTCAGGGAAATGTATAGCTATCCATTTTTCtgtaaaaacataataaaataaataattgtgtgTGAATGTTTTAGCATGAAGAAATATATGGGCAATATACACaacctttaaatattatttagaagAAAAGTGACAGAGGGGAGGAAATGAATGGAGAAGGGCAAAgataatcattttttctttctttctttctttttttttttttttgagactctgtcacccaggctggagtgcagtcaggatctcagctcactgcaacctctgcctcccgggttcaagcgactctcctgcctcagcctcctgagcagctgggagtacaggcacatgccaccacgcccagctaatttttgtatttttagtagagatggggtttcaccatattggccaggctgccacctgccttggcctcccaaagcactgggattacaggcgtaagccactgtgtccagccccttttctttttgtttaatggTATTGTTTCATTAATTTGGGTGCAAATGCACTATCTCTGTAATTTTAGATGAAGAACTTTATAAAAGACATAAGCacacaagaaaagaaagtaaacaaaatttCATTTGGCAGTTCTCATTTTGATAATGCAAAACATTACAACAGTCTATTTTTAGTAATTCTCTCATTTGCAGGTATTTTTGCTCACTCTACTTTTCTCAAATTTATTACGAAATATTTTACTTCCTTATGCCAGTAAAGTAAAGTAACACAATGTTCAGAGAGACCCGTCTACACAGGATCTACGAAAAAAGGAAGTGGGGCATAAAATAACAGTTCTACAGACATAAACTTCATCCTTCCACACATGCGATCTGTCCAGTGTGGGGAGCTGCTTGATGAGCATGTTTTGAGCACAGGGAAGGCCCATTTCAAAACACTAACTTAACCCCAAACAAAGCTACactgtggacttttttttttttttttttttgagacagtctcattctgttgcccaggctgaagtgccatggtgtgatcttggctcactgcaacctccgcctcctgtgttcaagtgcttctcctgcctcagcctccccagtagctgggattacagacatgtgccaccatgcctggctaagttttgtattttttagtaaaaatggggtttcaacatgttggccaggctggtctcaaactcctggcctcaaatgatccttcctcctcagcctcccaaagtgctgggattacaggcgtcagccaagATGTGTACTTCTATATAACTGAAATAGTTCCTTGAACATTTGATAAAGTTTTCCTTAGAAAGAAACTGTATTTGGTGCTTTATTAGTAATAGTTAACTGATCACATGCTAATTTTTCCCTGTTCTCTCTGTTTATGAGAGTCTTCGAAGAGTCCTAATTTTCTTGGAGTCAATATTGATGTATATTCtccttaaaaatcattttgtttaaattttcaaacatatcAGAAAAAAGCATTACATTCAACAGAACCTTTTAAATCTGTAACTATGTTTCTAtctctgtccattttttaaacatgatgctgtttctcttttcatactttttttcctcattagtgcaccaatattttgtttatgttcttttcttttttactgggtatataatgcAACAAAAAGAGTATTAGTCGGAATAAAGTCCTTCACACACATTATTCACAGTACTCTCCCCACCAACACCTAGGATTATTTCATGTTCAATAGGAAGTACATGATGATGGGAAATTTTCTTAACCTGTTACCTTCAAAGGGTCTTTCTTCAGTCAAATACCCTGTCTAATGGTGACTCAGTTCTGCAGAAGTTAAAAAGCctttctacaaataataatactgATGACGATGAATATAATAACGATGACTAACATTCAGTGAGTATGTATTTATCACGTCAGGCacaattctaagcactttatgggtcttaattcatttaatcctcacaaagcattatgaggtaggtattataaTTATCccccattttataatttttactgaGACACGCATgtatatataaacagaaaaatgatcAGCAATAAATAATGAACTGATAAAGACTATCCTTTGTGATACGGTCAAAGGGTACATTTGCCTTTTTGTAATGTTTGCAtcttttataaggaaaatatattcacaCATTACTTCTGCAATTAAAAGATATGATACAAAGATGTGCTTAGGGAGAATGTCCATCAGGGACTTGTATTTTGGCATGTATTATGGCAAAATATCTAGAGGAAACTACAATATCCACCAATAGGATTTCATAAGTGATATTACAATAACACAACAAAACACCATGAAGATAATGAAGGATCTCTATTGAGTAAAATGTTGTTCATGAATATTTTTACAATAACAAAGCCTTAATGTTAtaaagagcaaaaagaataagCCATCTTCAAAAATAAAGAGGTCACTTCTCCCAGGTactaaaggtatttttaaaatagtatacaAATCAGGATGTAAACAGATGAAATTTATAGCTGTATAAATTTAATATGGATTAAAATACTAAGAATGTAACAATTAGAgaaattaggggaaaaaatgaaaatcacaggactacatttctacaaaaattcttTGATGTTAAGAAGGTTAGAAAGGTGTTAAAAATGCTGTCATTTTCAGTATGACAGACTGAATTATCTATCATATTGCTAGACTGAATTATCTGATGTCAAGAGAAGTAAGCATTTAGTTAAGGGCTTCCAAAGTATATTCTATTCATAGAGTATTTCTCCAACATTATTTTTCCCAGGTTGAATAAGCTGTAGTccacaaataaaatgtttctacATTATTCTATCTAGAGGAATTATTAACAAGATAAATTCTGTTTTGAGCCATAATTAAAAGCCTCCCTACACATTTCTTATATTCTGTTTCATCACCAGTACAAATTTTGATGCTGAATAAGTTGTGGGTCATAATTAaagttctttccacattccctatattcatagggtttctcactAGTATGAATTCTATGATGACTAATAAGCTGTGAACTCTGAGAATAAGCCTTCCCACATatcttacattcatagggtttctcaccagtatgaattctctgatgtctAGTAAGGTCTGAGCCAGAACGAAAAgccttttcacattccttacattcataaggtttctcaCCTGTATGGATTCTTTGATGTTTAATAAGTTGTGAGCTCTGACTAAAGGCAttgccacattccttacattcatagggtttttccccagtatgaattctctgatgttgaGTAAAGTTTGAGCCACTACTAAAGGCCTTCCCGCATTCTTTGCATTCATACGGCTTCTCACctgtgtgaattctctgatgtcgAGTGAAGTTTGAACCACTACtaaaggccttcccacattccttacattcatagggtttctcaccagtgtgaatTCTGTGATGTCGAGTAAGGTCTGAGCCACAAATAAAggtttttccacattccttacattcaaaGGGTTTCTTGccagtatgaattttctgatGATGAGCGAGTCTTGAGGGATGTCTAAAggactttccacattccttacattcatagggctTCTCAATGGTATGAATTATCTCATGTGTAGCAAATTGTGAGCCATGTCTAAAGGTTTTCCTATACTCTTTAGAtgcacagaatttctttttactATTAATGATTTGCTGTAATGTAAAGGATGGATGGTGACTCAAAGTGGGCAGATCTTCATGAGTGAATACCAATTGATTGAAATGTCCCCCTTGAGAGCCGAGTTGTTTCTTAAACTGCATATTACATTCCCAATCATCTCTGAAACTGGAGCACTGAAAATCATGTCTTGTGAGTTTTTCCATTATTTCCCACTGGGTTGATTCTATTTCATAAATTTCcttcttcaaaaataatttcttggTCTCACATCTTGATTCCaggactgaaagaaaatatgaaagtaaTCACTCACGTTTTTCTTATTTGGGAGAAACAAAACTTCAATCAATATGGGAGAACTTAACTGAATTTTTTTACAAATGGATGAGGAAAAAAGAGAGTTACAAGACAGGTTACATAATAAGATGAGGGTAGTGATTAGGAAAACAAAGTAAGTCACTGGTTCCCAAACATTGCTACAGATCAGAATTACTTTGGGAAGCTTGCTAAATATACACATGCCTTAGTCCTATCTCCCTTGTTAAAGGATGACTCTAATCATAAACACACAAAATATCTcattgcatatatacacacagacatataatAGCATCCCACAgtatgaattataaaataaaggaaatggccaggcatggtggctcccacctgtaatcccagcaccttgggagggtgaggcaggcagatcacttggtcaggagtttgagatcagcctggctaacatggtgaaacctgtctctactaaaaatataaaaatctagcGGGGcatagtggtatgtgcctgtaatcccagctactggggaggccgaggcacaagaattgcccaggaggcagaggttgcagtgagccgagattgccactgcactccagcctgggcgacagggtgagtctctgtctcaataaataaataaataaataaaggaatgatcACACTGTTAACAGGGCTATCGTCAGGATGAAATGAATATGCCTAACGGAAAATTCCCAGAGATCAGTAAACTATGGCCTATGGCCCTGCACCCATTCttataaatgaagttttattagCCATACTTGTTATGTGTTGTCTATGGATGCTTTTGCACTAAAAGGGCAGAAGTGAGTAGTTATGATAGAGAATGTGTGAACTGCAAACCTAAAATACTTATTATTTGCCTTTCaagaaaaagtttgccagcccCTGGTTAGATATGCATTGtctaatacagtagccactagctacatgtggcttttaaaatttcaaataatttaagtaaatgtgcattttattttgaaataaacagcTGAATttgaaaattcagtttctcagtcacaCTATTCACATTTCCAATGTTCAACAGCCAAACGTGGCTGGTAGCTTTTGTACTGGAAGTCTGTACTAAATATCACAAATGTAAAACATTTCCATTACCACTGAATGTTCTCTTGGATAGCCCTGGTCTGGATTCTGTAACTGGAGGGCCAGagcactttaaaaaatgataaggaaCTAGAGGGTGGCAATCCGGAAAAAAGCCTAGCTTAAGAAAAGTCAAATGTGGAATGAACATAGTATGAGTGGTAGATAGGACTCATTTGTGGACAGATATGGTATATGTTTGAGGTTTGATGAAAATAGTGTTTGTCTTGTAATTCTGAGATGCTGACCTTTGTTAAAGAGAAGAGGGGACTTAACAAGTACATGAGCACTATAGTAGTAATGACTGACTGGCAGAAAAGACATTTGTAGGTTCAAGAGACGGGGAGAGTAAAATGGAAGGCAGTGTATGGTACTGACAGATCAGAGATACTAGATTCAGTTACATGCGTTTTATACTCAAACTTGAATAATTATAAGCTTTGTTTTCTTGGGCAAATTAGTTCAACTTTCCAAGCCTGCAGTTCTCTGTctaatacaatggaatgataGCCCTTACAACTGTTGTGAGGATTGGGATTAAAGTTTGTAAATACTATGGAAGAAtttctgccaggcacagtggctcacacccgtaatcccagcactttggggggccaaggcgggcggatcacgaggtcaggagtttgagaccagcctgaccaacatggtgaaaccctatctctactaaaagtacaaaaattagccgggtgtggtagcgcacgtgcctgtaatcccagctactcatgaggctgaggcaggataattgcttgaacccaggaggcggagattgcagtgagccaagatcacaccactgtactccagcctagggaacacagcgagactccgtctcaaaaaaacaaacaaacaacaaaaaaaagaatttccataCAAAAGTGGGGACATTAGGTCCGACCCCTTGACtcgttaaaaaacaaaaaaaaaaaggagaatagcTAGAAGACTTGAAAGTCACTGACTCTTAGACAAGGAAATGGAGGGGTAAGGAAGGTACAGCTTTGTAAACTAttataatatacatgtaatacaaataaatttttaaaatagtttggtcTGGTTACAGAGGGACAGGATCTCAGCTAGTATTCTTATCAGTTACccacagagaaagaaaggactATGGAATGAGATATGATGAAACGAAAAAATGCGTATAGCAAGGTGGTTGAGAAAACTGAAGGCTTTAGGGTTGTAAAAGAGGTCTGAATTCCGGACTTTTTAACTAGCTGAGAGGCCATAGACAAATTATGAAACCTCAATGAATATTgtttttatcatctgtaaaactgTCAAGTGTATGACACTAGTAGGCAGTCAATATTTTAGTGGAATAGTGTTCTGAATTAAGTAGGGAAGATAGTTTGAAATCatactagatcatatggtaaaaaCGTACATCATGCAATCTTTCTCTGATAGCTATAAGGCACTTAATCTGATCACTGAAtcctaaacaaacaaaagacGTGAGAGGAAATCAACACTAGATTTAACTTATAAGAAACATCAAAAAGAGTTCTTCaagtagaaagaaaaggacactaacaatataaaaatataaaacactgtaAAGGTATGAATATAGTTATATTCAGAATACTCTGATAATGTAATAATAGTGCATAAATCACTTTTAACtctagtataaaagttaaaagacaaggctgggcacggtggctcacacctgtaatcctagaactttgggaggccaaggcgggcagatcatgaggtcaggagttcgagaccagcctgaccaatatggtgaaaccccgtctctactaaaaatataaaaattagctgggaatggtagcgtgtgcctgtaatcccagctactcaggagggtgaggcaggagaactgcttgaacccgggaggtggaggttgcagtgagctgaaatcttgccactgcactccagcctgggcaacagagcaagactctgtctcaaaacaaacaaacaaacaaacaaacaaacaaacaaaaaacaaaacaaaaaacaaaaaaagttaaaagacaaaggtattaaaaataaataaaccggccaggtgctggtggctcacacgtgtaatctcagcactttgggaggccgaggtgtgcagaccacgaggtcaagagatcaagaccatcctggccaacattgtgaaactccgtctctactaaaaatacaaaagttagctggctgtggtggtgtgcgcctgtactaccagctactcgggaggctgaggcaggagaatcacttaaacccaggaggcagaggttgcagtgagccgagatcacgccactgcactccagcctgggtgacagtgtgagactccatctcaaataaataaataaattaattaaattaaattaaattaaaataaaaataaataaacctacaATCATTTGCTAATAGATACACAATATATAAAAGATGTACATTGTAATATCAATAATGTAATGTGGGTGGAGAAGTTAAAGTGTAGACTTCTTGTATGTGGTCAAAGttaagctattattattattattactattattattattttttttgagaaacagggtcttgctctgtagcccaggccagagtcctcactgtagcctcaacctcctgggctcaagggatcctcctacctcaacctcctgagtagctgaaactagacatgtgccaccacacctggttaatttttttttgagacagagtcttgctctgtctcccaggctggagtgcaggggcgcaatctcggttcactgcaacctctgcctcccaggttcaagtgattctcctgcctcagcctcccaagtagctgggattacaggcgcctgccaccacgcctggctaattttttgtatttttaatagagacaaagtttcatcatgttggccagactggtttccaactcctgacctcaagtgatccttaaacattttggtagagacagggtctcactatgttgctcaggctggtctcaaactcctgggctcaagcgatcctcccacctcagcctcccaaagtgctgggaatacaggtgtgagccaccatacccagcctaaagTTAAGTTATTATTAACTTACAATAGACTGTTATAACtatgagatgttttaaatatgTAAGCCTTATGGAAACCACAGAGAAAAACTCTCTAGTAGATACActgaagacaaagagaaagacatCAAATCATACCaccataaaaaaatcaaatcagaaagaaagagtGAGATAGGAACAAAGACACTATAAAACAGTCAGGATTAGCTTGGCAGAGTGGTGCATGACTATAgccccagttacttgagaggctgaggtaggaagattgcttgagcccaggagttcaaagctgcagtgagttatgatcatatGATCATATGCAGTGAGTTAtaagggagacctcatctctaaaacaacaacaacaacacaaacaaagaatcataagagactactatgaataattatatgccaacaaattggataaac
This portion of the Pongo abelii isolate AG06213 chromosome 20, NHGRI_mPonAbe1-v2.0_pri, whole genome shotgun sequence genome encodes:
- the ZNF566 gene encoding zinc finger protein 566 isoform X2; its protein translation is MELLKWECFMASCLEALPFSKRRAKRRSFSTNIRAMAQESVMFSDVSVDFSQEEWECLNDDQRDLYRDVMLENYSNLISMGHSVSKPNVISYLEQGKEPWLVDRELTRGQWPVLESRCETKKLFLKKEIYEIESTQWEIMEKLTRHDFQCSSFRDDWECNMQFKKQLGSQGGHFNQLVFTHEDLPTLSHHPSFTLQQIINSKKKFCASKEYRKTFRHGSQFATHEIIHTIEKPYECKECGKSFRHPSRLAHHQKIHTGKKPFECKECGKTFICGSDLTRHHRIHTGEKPYECKECGKAFSSGSNFTRHQRIHTGEKPYECKECGKAFSSGSNFTQHQRIHTGEKPYECKECGNAFSQSSQLIKHQRIHTGEKPYECKECEKAFRSGSDLTRHQRIHTGEKPYECKICGKAYSQSSQLISHHRIHTSEKPYEYRECGKNFNYDPQLIQHQNLYW
- the ZNF566 gene encoding zinc finger protein 566 (The RefSeq protein has 1 substitution compared to this genomic sequence) encodes the protein MAQESVMFSDVSVDFSQEEWECLNDDQRDLYRDVMLENYSNLVSMAGHSVSKPNVISYLEQGKEPWLVDRELTRGQWPVLESRCETKKLFLKKEIYEIESTQWEIMEKLTRHDFQCSSFRDDWECNMQFKKQLGSQGGHFNQLVFTHEDLPTLSHHPSFTLQQIINSKKKFCASKEYRKTFRHGSQFATHEIIHTIEKPYECKECGKSFRHPSRLAHHQKIHTGKKPFECKECGKTFICGSDLTRHHRIHTGEKPYECKECGKAFSSGSNFTRHQRIHTGEKPYECKECGKAFSSGSNFTQHQRIHTGEKPYECKECGNAFSQSSQLIKHQRIHTGEKPYECKECEKAFRSGSDLTRHQRIHTGEKPYECKICGKAYSQSSQLISHHRIHTSEKPYEYRECGKNFNYDPQLIQHQNLYW
- the ZNF566 gene encoding zinc finger protein 566 isoform X5; translation: MQQASSTLLQKKSQEKVLFYKYQSHGSVLESRCETKKLFLKKEIYEIESTQWEIMEKLTRHDFQCSSFRDDWECNMQFKKQLGSQGGHFNQLVFTHEDLPTLSHHPSFTLQQIINSKKKFCASKEYRKTFRHGSQFATHEIIHTIEKPYECKECGKSFRHPSRLAHHQKIHTGKKPFECKECGKTFICGSDLTRHHRIHTGEKPYECKECGKAFSSGSNFTRHQRIHTGEKPYECKECGKAFSSGSNFTQHQRIHTGEKPYECKECGNAFSQSSQLIKHQRIHTGEKPYECKECEKAFRSGSDLTRHQRIHTGEKPYECKICGKAYSQSSQLISHHRIHTSEKPYEYRECGKNFNYDPQLIQHQNLYW
- the ZNF566 gene encoding zinc finger protein 566 isoform X4 translates to MAQESVMFSDVSVDFSQEEWECLNDDQRDLYRDVMLENYSNLISMGHSVSKPNVISYLEQGKEPWLVDRELTRGQWPVLESRCETKKLFLKKEIYEIESTQWEIMEKLTRHDFQCSSFRDDWECNMQFKKQLGSQGGHFNQLVFTHEDLPTLSHHPSFTLQQIINSKKKFCASKEYRKTFRHGSQFATHEIIHTIEKPYECKECGKSFRHPSRLAHHQKIHTGKKPFECKECGKTFICGSDLTRHHRIHTGEKPYECKECGKAFSSGSNFTRHQRIHTGEKPYECKECGKAFSSGSNFTQHQRIHTGEKPYECKECGNAFSQSSQLIKHQRIHTGEKPYECKECEKAFRSGSDLTRHQRIHTGEKPYECKICGKAYSQSSQLISHHRIHTSEKPYEYRECGKNFNYDPQLIQHQNLYW
- the ZNF566 gene encoding zinc finger protein 566 isoform X3, which produces MAQESVMFSDVSVDFSQEEWECLNDDQRDLYRDVMLENYSNLISMAGHSVSKPNVISYLEQGKEPWLVDRELTRGQWPVLESRCETKKLFLKKEIYEIESTQWEIMEKLTRHDFQCSSFRDDWECNMQFKKQLGSQGGHFNQLVFTHEDLPTLSHHPSFTLQQIINSKKKFCASKEYRKTFRHGSQFATHEIIHTIEKPYECKECGKSFRHPSRLAHHQKIHTGKKPFECKECGKTFICGSDLTRHHRIHTGEKPYECKECGKAFSSGSNFTRHQRIHTGEKPYECKECGKAFSSGSNFTQHQRIHTGEKPYECKECGNAFSQSSQLIKHQRIHTGEKPYECKECEKAFRSGSDLTRHQRIHTGEKPYECKICGKAYSQSSQLISHHRIHTSEKPYEYRECGKNFNYDPQLIQHQNLYW
- the ZNF566 gene encoding zinc finger protein 566 isoform X1, giving the protein MASCLEALPFSKRRAKRRSFSTNIRAMAQESVMFSDVSVDFSQEEWECLNDDQRDLYRDVMLENYSNLISMAGHSVSKPNVISYLEQGKEPWLVDRELTRGQWPVLESRCETKKLFLKKEIYEIESTQWEIMEKLTRHDFQCSSFRDDWECNMQFKKQLGSQGGHFNQLVFTHEDLPTLSHHPSFTLQQIINSKKKFCASKEYRKTFRHGSQFATHEIIHTIEKPYECKECGKSFRHPSRLAHHQKIHTGKKPFECKECGKTFICGSDLTRHHRIHTGEKPYECKECGKAFSSGSNFTRHQRIHTGEKPYECKECGKAFSSGSNFTQHQRIHTGEKPYECKECGNAFSQSSQLIKHQRIHTGEKPYECKECEKAFRSGSDLTRHQRIHTGEKPYECKICGKAYSQSSQLISHHRIHTSEKPYEYRECGKNFNYDPQLIQHQNLYW